DNA sequence from the Thiosulfativibrio zosterae genome:
GCTTTGCCCTGTGCTAAATCTTTAGCGTTTTCAGCTTTTAAAAACTCAGCTTGCGCTTCCAAGCTGTCGGCCATTGCCAACAAGGCTTGATTTTTTTGAGCCGTTGAAGCCGTCACCAAAATGCGACTGGCCGCACGAGCTTGCTGACCTAAGGTTTGCATATACGCTTGAATATCCATCTCTATCCTCTCTACTGAGCCATCTTTACCACTAAATCATTTAAACTGAGCCAAGCATCGCCTTTACGAATGCCCTTAATTTCAAAATCGGCTTGGGTGCATAAGCGCAAGAGTTCTTGCCAGCCCTGCAACGACTGACGCCGCAATGCTTGGGAATATTCCGCTTGCTTGCTGTTCCAAATAAATAACTGTTTGTATGCCTGTGCCAAACTGACTTTTTGCTGTAACTCGCACAGTTGCACTAGGGTGCGCACTTCTTTGGCCAACAACCACAAAATAATTGGCGCCTCTAAACCTTCTTGTTTAAGGCGATTTAGAATTTGCAACGCATAGGCGGTTTGCCCAGTGAGGGCGGCGGTGCTGAGTGCAAATAACTGATAATGCGCTTGGTCGGCAACATTATTTAAAATGTCTTGCACCTGCAGTTGCGTGCCTTGCGCAAACAACAAGCTGAGTTTTTCCATTTCTTGGTCTGCGGCTAATAAGTTGCCTTCAACCCGTTCCGCCAAAACGTTCGCGGCTTCCAAATCCAAACTCAGTCCCACGCTCAGAGCGCGTTGCTGACACCAGGCAGGCAAGGCTTTCAATTCAATAGGTCGAGATTGCACCACCAAACCGGTTTGCTCAATCACCTGCACCCATTTGCTTTTGGTTTGTTTGCCATCCAACTTTTCGCACAAAATCACCAGCACAATTTCAGGTGGTGAATCATGCCGCAACTGCGCCCACTTTTGAATGAAATCGCCCCCGACTTTTCCAGGTGCACCGCTGGGCATCGACAATTCAATCAAACGGCGTTCGGCAAATAAAGAACCGGCTTGGGTATCCATTTCAAGCGATTGCCAATCAAATTTGGCATCGACTTCATAGGTGTCACGCTGCAAATAATCTTGGTTTTTAGCAAACGCACGGAACGCATCTAACGACTGGCGAATCAAAAGCGGCTCTTCACCATAAATCAGCACTATCGGCGGCATAGTCAGCTGAGCGGCTTGCAGTTGTTTAATAAAGGCTGGGGCAACAATCATTGTGTGGCGGGAACCTTTTTAGATTCTGCATTCGCGTTGGCACGGGCGCTGGCTCGTGAAATGCGATCAATCATCTGTAACGCCACTTCTTGTACCATTTGTTTTTGCAAACTTTTCAGTTCTTGATTTGCTGCTAATGCTGCGGCGCTGTCTAAACGACGATCCCGAAAACTGCTGGCCGTGGCTTCTACCACTAAAGTATTGTCGGCAACCTGCCAAGCACTGAAAGGCTGTGAGAGTTTAATCAGTTCAGAAGCCGTATCTCCCTGCGCCGTTAAACTGGTTCGCGACGCTTGAGTCTGCGTAGGCGACAAGCGAATCTCCAGTTCCGCTTGCGCCAAACCATCCACCACTTCTACACCCGACATTTTAAGTTGCTGCGTTAAAGCGTTCACCAAATCCGCGCGAACACCAGATGCCGCAGACAGTTTTACGGTTTGAAAACTCATCGTGCCGACTTGGTTTAAGCCTTTTAAATGAAAGCCACAACCGCTTAATAACCCTAAAAACACCCAAAAAACGCCCAAAACTAACCAGGCCTGGTTAGTTTTGGGGCGATTTTGAAGATTATTAAGCATCTTACCCTTTTACCACGATATTAACTAAACGACCTGGCACCACAATTTCTTTGACGATTTCAAATCCATCAATATATTTAGCGGCACCTTCACAGGCTTTTGCCATTGCTAAAATCATGGCTTTATCCGCATCGGCTGCCACTTCTATTTTGCCGCGCAATTTGCCATTGACCTGCACCATGATTTCAATTTCATCTTTCACCAAGGCGCTTTCATCTAGCTTAGGCCAAGCTTGCTGAACCACCAAGCCTTCTTTGCCTAAAGCAATCCATAAGCTTTGGGCAATGTGCGGTGCCATGGGTGACAACATCAACACCAACAGCTCAAGCGCTTCTTGCATGACGGCTTTGCCTAAAGCCGAGTCATCTTGGAATTTGGTGAGTTCATTGAGCAACTCCATGGTGGCGGCGATCGCGGTGTTAAAGTTGAGGCGACGCCCCATATCATCAGTCACCTTTTGCAAAGTGCTGTGCACTTTTAAACGCAAGGCCTTTTGCACCTTATCTAAACCTTCACTGCTTTGCGCAGCGGGCACGCTTCCTTGAGCGCTAAAGCCTTGCACCAAACGCCATACGCGATTTAAATAACGCGATGCGCCTTCCACGGCTGAATCCGACCATTCCAAAGTTTGTTCTGGCGGTGCGGCAAACATAATATACAAGCGCAAGGTGTCTGCGCCATATTGGTCAATTAGGGTTTGGGGATCGATGCCGTTATTCTTTGACTTCGACATTTTAATCACACCACCATACTGCACTTCCATGCCATTTGACTTGAGCTTGCCTTTTATTACGCCGCCTTTTTCATCGGTGATCGGTTCTACATCTAACGGTGAATACCAAGTTTGTTTGCCACTTTCGTCGGCACTAAACCAACTACTGGCCAACACCATGCCCTGAGTCAACAAGTTTTTAAACGGCTCATCAGAAGACACCAAGCCTTCATCGCGCATCAACTTGTGGAAGAAACGCGCATACAATAAATGCAAAATAGCGTGCTCAATCCCACCGATGTATTGGTCAACTGGCAACCAATGATCGGCCGCTGCTTTATCTAACATACCATCTGTGCTGTTGCGCGAGGTGTAGCGTGCGTGATACCAAGACGATTCAAAGAAGGTGTCAAAGGTATCGGTTTCACGATTGGCTGGGCCGCCACATTGCGGACAATTACATTTTTTAAAACTGTCGAGTTTAGCCAAAGGCGAACCCGCACCATCTGGCACCACATCTTCGGGTAAATACACTGGCAAATCTTTTTCTGGCACGGGTAACGCACCACAAGCTGGGCAATAAATCACCGGAATTGGGCAACCCCAATAACGCTGACGCGACACACCCCAATCCCGCAAACGGTAATTGGTTTGTTTTTCGCCTAAGTTTAATGCGCCTAAGGCCTCAGCCATCGCATCCAATGCTTGGGCAAAATCTAAACCATCAAACTGCCCAGAGTTGACCAAGATGCCTTTTTCCGTAAAAGCCGCTTCTGAAACATCTGCCATTTCATCAGCGTTTGGCGCGATAACCGCTTTGATGTTTAAACCATATTTTTTTGCAAACTCATAATCGCGCTGGTCATGCGCCGGCACCGACATGACCGCACCTGTGCCATAGCCCATCAACACAAAGTTGGCCGCCCAAACGGGAACCACTTCACCCGTAATCGGGTGCTTCACGCGAATACCGGTATCCACCCCTTTCTTCTCCATGGTTTCAACATCGGCTTCGGCCGTTGAAATGTGCGAGCATTCTTCAATAAATTGCGCTAAAGGCTCATTATTAATGGACGCCTTGCGTGACCACGGATGATCTGAAGCGATGGCAACATAGGTCACCCCCATCAAGGTATCAGGACGAGTGGTATAGACTTTTAGGTTTTCAGTGCGGGCATCTAAGCCTGAGGCAATGGGGAACTGAATTTCCAAACCAGTCGATTTGCCAATCCAGTTTTTCTGCATGGTTTTAACCTGTTCAGGCCAACCTTCTAACTGGTCTAAATCATTAATCAATTCTTCTGCATAATCGGTAATGCGCAAAAACCACTGAGCAATCTCTTTGCGCTCAACTGGCACACCCGAACGCCAACCCTTGCCGTCAATCACCTGCTCGTTCGCCAACACCGTTTGGTCAACCGGATCCCAATTCACCACCGACAACTTGCGATACACCAAGCCTTTTTGCATCAAACGCGTGAATAACCATTGCTCCCAACGGTAATATTGCGGATGGCAAGTCGCCACTTCACGGTTCCAATCGTACCCCAAGCCCAAAGATTTAAGCTGATTGCGCATATAGTCTATGTTTTCATAAGTCCACTTAGCCGGTGCCACTTGGTGTTGCATGGCAGCGTTTTCGGCGGGCAAACCAAACGCATCCCAACCCATAGGCTGCAACACATTTTTACCCTGCATACGCTGAAAGCGTGCAATCACATCACCGATGGTGTAGTTGCGCACATGCCCCATGTGCAATTTACCGCTGGGGTAAGGAAACATCGACAAGCAGTAAAACTTTTCTTTGCTGGCATCTTCTTGAGCAGCAAATACCTGCTCTTGCTCCCAAACTTTTTGAATGGCGGCTTCAATGGATTGTGGTTGATATTCGTGTTGCATTTCTGGCGTCATGACTCGGTTTCTTTATGATAAACTGGAAAAAATAAGTACAAAATTATAGCAGACTTAACGGAAGCGCTAAAGGAGAGAAAATGTCAGAAGACAATAAAATGCTGGAAGCTTATCGTCATTTATTAGAAACCGCCAAAGAAGCGGCGTTTAAAGCAGAACAGGCAACCTGGGAAACCTTAGGAAAAGCCATTGACCAAGCCGAACAAACGGTTGCCGCTTTGGCGGCTTTAACCGACCAAGAAATTCAACAGGTTCAACAAGACTTAAAAATGGACTTAACCCAAGTGGCGGTGGTGTTGGATGATTTTGAAGAAGATGCCAGTGCCTTTGCGCAAATGGAATGGCACGCACTGGAAAACTACCTCACTCAAAAAACCGCTGAAATGGCAGACCCAACCGACATGATGATTTTAAGAATGCGCTTAATGGCGGCATTAAATCACGCCGACCACCCTAAGCAATAAACATAAGCATTGCTTAAAAACCCAGCAGGCTAAAGCCTGCGCCCCACAGTTTTTAAAGACTTCAAAGGGGCGAAGGCTTTAGCCTTCTTAAAATTGAGAATTGCGATTTAAGGTGTCATTTTTAATCAGCTGGGGCGCTTTAAGATAAATCTTGGTGCGAGCAAAAAGCCATACAGCACACAAAACAAAAATAGCAACGGCATTTGCTGCCAATAGACAAAAGGTGTTGTGCCTTCATAAGGTTGTACTTCACCTTTAAGTACACCGGTTTTATAAGCGGGTATTTCTTGTTTGATTCGGCCTTTCACATCAACAATCGCGGTAAAACCGGTATTGGTGCTACGAGCGATTTCTCGACCCAATTCTAAGGCACGCATTTGCACTTCTTGCAATTGTTGTGCTGGCTCAAAAGTATGGGCAAACCAAGCATCATTACTCACGGTCACTAAAAATTGCGCATCTTGAAGTTGCTCAGCCAGCTCTTCACCAAACGACATTTCATAACAAACCGACAACCCCACTTTAAAAGCCCCCAATTGCATGGGCTTTTGCATGGCATCGCCAGGGGTGAATTCTGAAAACGGCACATTAAACAATTTGCTTAACGCAGACAACACGGATGAAAACGGAAAAAACTCACTAAAAGGCACCAGGTGAGACTTTTGATAAACCTGCTCAGGATTATGCGCATTGACTATGGCATTGTAATATTGCGTTTTATCAGCATTACGGGTAATCACCCCCATCAAAATGTCGGTTTCTAGAAGTTTGGCATCCTTAATAAAAGAATGTAATGCGCCCTTTTCTACCACATCAAAATAGGAGGCTACGGCAGTTTCTGGCCAAACGATGATATCCGCATCCATGTGCTGTTTGGTTAAACCCACATAGGTTTTCAAAGAGGGCAACAAAGCCTTGGCTTGCCATTTTTGTTCTTGTGGAATATTGCCCTGCACCAACGCCACTCTGGCTGGCGGGCCTACCGGCGTCACCCATTCAATCTTTTGTAGTCCAGAAGCACTCAACCACACTAGGGCCAAAAGGCTGCTCGCACCGACCCAGGCTTTTTGGGTAACGATCAACAACAAAGCTGAAGCGGTTAAGGCGATGGCCCAACTCACGCCCAATACGCCAAAAATCGGCGCATAGCCATCTAGCCAAGTGTCTAAATGGGAATTCCCCATGAGTAAAAAAGGAAAGCCACCAAATAGACTGCCACGCAACCATTCAAATGAAACCCAAGCCAAGGGAAATACCAGCAACGCATTAAAATATGGGCGTTCAGACTTTGAGAAATAAGCAGCCACCCAACCCGCGAAACCAACATAAAGTGACAAAAACAAAATGAAAATAAACGTGGCCAAGACCGCTAAAACCAAAGGCACTTCGGCATACAGATAAATACTTGAAATCAGCCAGCTCACACCAAAGCCAAACTGCCCTAATCCAAACCAAAGCCCCAGCTTAAAGCCTTCAAGACGACTGGTCGCTTGTGACCAAAACCAAAATAAGCCGACCAAGGACGCCACTGCGGCTGGGGCAAAATGAAATGGCGCAAACGCTGTGACTGACAGCGCGCCCAGTAAAAAGGTGATTAAGACTTTCTTTTCGGGTTTAAAAACCGCTAAGACATAACGAAAGAAGTTTTTCATGCTGAAATTTCGGTCATCAGCGCAAACTGCACTTTAAAAGAATCCACACGGCGACCATCTGATTTTAAAACCTCAAAACTCAAACCTTCCATTTCAAAGGTTTCGCCTTCGGCAGGAATATGCCCCAAAAACTGCGTTACCACGCCACCAATGGTTTCGAGCTGTTCGTTTTGAATATCTGTTTTAAAGAAAGCATTAAAGTCTTCTAGAAATGTAACGGCATCTACCGAATAACCGCCTTGAAAATGCTTTTGAATGTGATCAGATTCCTCATCATCGTGCTCATCCACGATATCGCCCACGATTTCTTCTAGAACATCTTCAATGGTGATCAAACCGGCTAACTCACCATATTCGTCAACTACTAATGCCATGTGATTGCGACTGGCTTTAAACTCGCGCAATAGCACATTCAAGCGTTTACTTTCTGGCACCAAAACAGGTGGACGATAGAGCTCTTCTAATTGCGCTTTTTCAGATAAATTGTGTTTAACAACCGCTCGCAAAACATCTTTGGTTAACAAGACCCCCTTAACTGAACCATCATCGGCCAGCACTGGGTAGCGGGAATGGGATGACTCTAAAAGTTCATCCAGAATGGATTGCAAGTCTTCCGACTCATCCACACACACCATCTGGCTGCGAGGAATCATCGCATCTCTAACGCGCATCTCACTAACGCCTAAAACCCCTTCAATCATAAAAACGGCATCGGCATCAATCAGATTTTTCTCTTTCGAGGCGTTTAATATTTCAGTCAATTGGGTCAGGTGATCCACCTGTTCTCCACTAAATAAATGGGTTAATTTATCTAACCATGTCCTAGGACTGTCTGCGCTCATGATGTTTTGCTTTTCCTTTATCTAACTGTTCTAACTGTTTTATTCGGTTTCATAGGGATTGGCATAACCCAATCCTTGCATAATTTCTATTTCGAGAGCTTCCATTTCTTCAGCCTCGTCATCCTCTATATGGTCATACCCTTGCAAATGCAAGGTGCCATGCACAATCATGTGCGCCCAATGGGCTTCAAGCGATTTTTTTTGCTCGGCCGCCTCTTGCTCTACCACGCTGGCACAAATTATCAAGTCGCCCAAATAGGGTAACTCTTCGCCTAAATCAGCTAGGCCTGGTGGATTTTCAAATTCAAAAGACAGCACATTGGTGGGTTTGTCTTTGCCACGATAATCGCGATTCAATTCTTGGCTTTCTGCTGCATCAACAATGCGAATGGTCAGCTCGGTTTCTACTAATTTCTGCTCACCAACTAAGGCTGCAGCCACCCAGGTTTTGCATTGTTCAAGACTGGGTAAAGGCTGTTCATCAATCCCCCATTGTAAATCTATCCACAACATAACTACCCCCTTTGCGCCTGTTCAGCTTGGCGTTTATCGTAAAACTCATAAGCTTGTACAATTTTTTGAACCAAACCATGGCGCACCACATCCTTGGCTTGATAAAACGAAAAACCTATGCCAGGCACACCTTCCAACACTTCAATGGCATGGCGCAATCCAGATTTTTGATGCTTGGGCAAATCACACTGGGTAATATCGCCCGTAATGACTGCGCGCGAGCCAAAGCCGATACGCGTGAGCAACATTTTCATTTGTTCAGTGGTGGTATTTTGCGCTTCATCGAGCAAAATAAAGGATTCATTAAGGGTTCGCCCACGCATAAAGGCTAAAGGGGCAATTTCGATAATATTTTTTTCAATCAGTTTTTCAACCGTTTCAAACCCCAGAGTTTCATACAAGGCATCAAACAAAGGGCGCAAATAAGGGTCTATTTTTTGGGATAAATCGCCAGGTAAAAAACCCAATTTTTCACCGGCTTCTACCGCAGGCCGCGTCAAAATAATGCGGCGAACTTCTTCATTTTCTAACGCTTGTACTGCACAAGCCACCGCCAAATAGGTTTTGCCCGTTCCCGCTGGGCCAATACCAAAGTTAATGTCATTTTCGGCAATGGCTTTTACGTAGGCAAACTGATTGGGATTGCGGGTTTTAATGACTTTGCGGCGAGTTTTGATTAAGGCTTGCAACTCATTAATGGGTTGAGCTTCATCTGTGCCATAAGACTGCAGTGTCATATGGACTTTTTGAGGGGACAAGGTTTCGTTTTGTGCCAGTTCAAATAAATCACGAATGGCTTGTTCTGCTTTTATGAGCCTATCGGGCAAACCAATCACACTTACCTGAAAGCTAAACAGATTGATTTCTACACCCAGGCGCAATTCGATTTGGTCCAGATGCTCGCCATGCCAACCCGACAGATTTTGCAAAGCTGCATTATCTTCGGGCGACAATTGAAATTGAATGGTATTTAAGGGCGTCGACAAGCGAAAAATCCTGAATAATTACGGTTTTTTATCTTATCAAAAAGCCAATGGATTACAAAGCATAATATTGGCGTTGTTTGAAACGATCTGCTTCTGGCGTCGCCACCAAAATCCCTTTGAGTGAATTAACGCCAGCACCTGTGATTTCAACATCTACAAACTGACCAATTAAGTCAGGCGAGCCATCAAAATTAACCACGCGATTATTTTCTGTTCTACCCGCCATTTCGTTGAAGTTTTGGCGCGACAATCTTTCAACCAATATACGCTGCGTTGAACCAATCATGGCATCCGAAATGGCTTGAGTTTGATCATTTAATAAGGCTTGCAGAGCATTTAGACGGCGTTTCTTTTTATCCAAATCAACATCATCCGGCAGGCTGGCGGCTGGCGTTCCTGGGCGCTGACTGTAGATAAAACTAAACGAACGGTCGTACTTCAACTCTTCAACCAATGCCAAGGTTTCTTTAAAGTCATCACAAGTTTCGCCGGGGAAGCCAATAATAAAATCGCCAGACAAACTCAATTCGGGTCTAATTTTTCGAATTTTACGAATAATGGCTTTATATTCAATCGCCATGTGATTACGCTTCATCAGTGCCAATATTCGGTCCGATCCCGATTGAATGGGTAAATGTAAATGCGATACCAACTCTGGCACTTCAGCATAGCAATCAATCAAACTCTGCGTCATTTCCATGGGATGCGAGGTGGTAAAACGAATGCGATCAATGCCTTCAACCGCGGCGACTGCATGAATCAACACGGCTAGGTCGGCAATTTCACCATCTGGCATGACACCTTGATAGGCATTGACATTTTGCCCAAGCAGATTCACTTCACGAACGCCTTGCGCCGCTAAGGCTTCAATTTCAGCCATGCAATCGGCAAATGGGCGACTGAATTCTTCGCCGCGCGTATAGGGCACCACACAGAAAGTACAATACTTAGAACAGCCTTCCATCACCGACACAAATGCTGAAACTCCATTGGACTCTGGCGCCGGCAAGTTATCAAACTTTTCAATTTCTGGGAAAGAAATGTCAATCACCGCTTTGCGGCGCACGCGTTTGTGAACTTCTCTTTGTTCATCATATTCAGCGCGTTCTTTAAGCGCTTGCTCCATCATCGCTGGCAAACGGTGTAAGGTTTGGGGGCCAAAAATCACATCCACAATCTTAGCGCGCTTACGAATGGTTTCACCCTCTTGCGAGGCCACACAACCACCCACTGCCACCAAACGATCTGGCGCGGCGTCTTTCCATTCTTTCCAACGCCCCAGCTCACCAAACACTTTTTCTTGAGCCTTCTCGCGCACCGAACAGGTATTTAAAATCAACACACTGGCTTCTTCAGGCGTTTCAACTAACTTTAAACCATAGGTTTTTTCTAACAGTTTGGCCATACGATCCGAATCATATTCGTTCATTTGGCAACCATAGGTTTTGATAAGAACACCACCAGTAAAAGGAGTTGCGTTTGACATTGACTTTTCCACTCGACTTGCAATTTTTAGAAGTTGCGTATTCTAACACAACTCAAAAACGCAAACACAGTTTGCTAAACCCTTAATTTTATTAGGAATAATAAACCTCCTAAAACGCAAAAAGCCGCCAAATCTAACCAGGCCTGGTCAAATTTAGCGGCTTTTAAGCTTTAAAAAGGCTTTTAGAACGGCTTAAAACTCACCCCATTCATCAGAAGACGCCTTGGCTGCAGCCGGTTTTGCCGCAATTTTTGCCATGGGTTTTGGCTGAGCGCTTGCTGATTTGGGTGCAGACTTAGGTGCGCTCAAGGCAGGCACTTTTGCACTCGTTGTGCCTTTAGGCGCAGCAGAAGCTTGTGGCTTTTTAGTTGGGGTTCTAAGGGTTGTACCCGTGTTAAAGAACGCCATATCCTCATTCAAGAGGGTGGCTTGTTCAGACATACTTTCTGCCGCTGCCGAGGTTTCCTCAACCAGCGCCGCATTTTGTTGAGTCGCTTGGTCGATTTGCGAGATGGCATTATGCACTTGATGAACCCCTTCTGCTTGCTCTGCCGATGCCTGAGCAATATGGGTAATCATTTGCGTCACTGAATGAATAGATTCATTGATGCTGGTCAACATGTCACCCGACTCTGTTGCCAGGCTAGAGCCTTGATTAACACGATCAACGGTTTCATCAATGAGCTTTTTAATGTCTTTAGCGGCATCCGCTGACTTTTGCGCCAAGCTGCGCACTTCACCCGCAACCACTGCAAACCCACGACCGTGGTCGCCCGCTCTGGCGGCTTCAACTGCTGCGTTGAGTGCCAGCAAATTGGTTTGGAAAGCAATGCCATCAATCAAACTCACGATATCTGAAATTTTGTGGCTGGATTCTTGGATGGCTTTCATGGCATCAATGGTTTGCATCATCACCTTAGCACCGGTATTGGCTTTATCTTGCACTTCTTCCGCAACATGGGTTGCTTGCAAGGCATTTTGTGTATTGCTTTGCACCTGAGAGTTCATTTCATCCATGGTCGCCGAGGTTTCTTCTAAGGCTGCCGCCTGCTCTTGAACACGCTGGCTCAAGTCTAAAGCGCCACGCGACACTTCATCAGAAGCGCTGTTAACCACACTGGTCGCCGTTAAGGCTTTAGACACCACTTCTACCAATTTTTCTGAGGTGCGCGACACAGAATCGGTGAGGGTTTTTAAATCACCTTGATATTGATTTTTAATTTTTTGGGTTAAATCCCCATTTGATTGTGCAACCACCACGGCAATGATTTCTTTAAAGGCTGCATCTAACGCATTCATGGAATGATTCACGCCATCTTTTAATTTAAGCAACTCACCTTTGGCCTCAACATTCACACGACTTGAAAACTCGCCCTGCTGCATTTTTTGCATGGCGTTGACAATACCGCCGATGGTTTGATTTAAAGATTGCGTGGTTGTGCAGGCATTTTGGAGCATGGTTTTAAAACCACCTTCTAAATTCGCCTGAACCGACACATCAAATTGACCTTCACTCATGGCATCTAGCAACTTGCTTAAAGCGGCCATGGTTTCTTCAATCGATTGCGCAGATTGGTTGACGCCCTGTTTAAGAATATTTAAATCACCACTTAGATTGGCTTGTATACGCTTATCAAAACGCCCATTCGCCAAAGCGCCGACCACTTGATTGGCCTCTTTGATTGCCTGTTGCATTTCGGACAACAAATGGTTGACTGCGCGCCCCATTTGACCAATTTCATCCGCCTTATCCACATTGGCTCGAATGCTAAAATCACCCGTATCAGAAATTTTGCTTAACACGGCTTGAATCGCATCCAACCCGTTGGCAATCATTCTTGGGATAAGAATGGCAATGGTGAGCGCAATCAGAGATGCCAAAATGGCAACCACAATCAACACAAAAATAATGGTTTCGTTGAGCGCCTGAACTTTTGGCCCAATGGTATCCTGCTTAGATTTGGCTTGGCTACGAATTCCCTGAGTGACTTGCGTGATTTTTTCGCCCAGCCTACTGAGTTTTTCATCGACCAATTGATTGCGCTCGATAATCACTTGATTGATTTCTTGAATGCCTTTTTGGTACAAGCCTATCGAGGTTTCCGCCTCAACCAACAAGGTTTCCAAAGCTTCATCAGTTGCCTGCATGGTCAATAACTGCAATTGTGTATTGAGGGTTGTAAATTCTTTTAAAACGCGTTGCATATCGGCATCGCTATTTGAATTTAAAAACTTCATGGCATACACACGACCTAACAATAAGGTTCTAAGTGCTTGCGCGGCATCATAGGTTAACTGGGTTTTAGACAGTTGTTGGGCTTGATTCAACATGGCTGTCAAAGCGTGTTCTATTTTGGGGCCATTGACATCCAAAATACCACTGACGATGTCATCGCGTTTTTGCATATCCGCTTGAACGACTGTAAAGGTTGCCTGATAATCAGTTAAATCTTGAACCACACCCCCAACCCTTTTCAGCTCTTCTGGGTCAGTGATAATGGATTTGGCCTGTTCAACGGTTGACAGCAAAGTTTGATAAGCCTGCTCAAAAGCTTGGTTTTTTTGCGATGAGTCGTCTAGCATATAGTCTTTGACAGCCATGCGTAAAGTCAGCAATTCTGCCTCAACTTGCCCTGCAATCACGCTGCTTCTGGCAGAACTACGATAATCCTTAAACCCTTTGGCAGAGATTTCTATATTGACAACGCTGTAGGCTGCTAGCCCTACAACGATCACCATCAAGGCTATAAAGCTCGCAATGAGTTTCGCTTTAATCGTTTTTAACATAACTTCTCCTAACCATAAGCCAATTTAAATAATACGAAATTAGACTTATTGTACAGTTTTCGCATAGATATATTTAATAAAATTCATACATCTGGTTTTGTGCATCTCTATCAGGATAGGATTTCAGCAAGCTGCGAGAATTTTGCGGTTGCACAGGTCGAGCATTTTCACCCATAATTTCATTCATTTGCTGAATTTGCTCGGGCGACACTTCAACAGGCTCTTTAAAGACCATCCAATAAACCCCTTCCGAACAAGGTGGCGTCGTTAACGAACCGCTGTATTTAAAGAATTGCTTATTCATTGGGAACATTTTGGAAGGGTTAACCGTCACGGTTTTAACAATTTGCTCTTTGCCGACTTCTTTGGGCAAATGCATCAACATATCCGCCAGATATTCGTTTTCTTTGCCTTCTTGAAAAA
Encoded proteins:
- the ybeY gene encoding rRNA maturation RNase YbeY, with the translated sequence MLWIDLQWGIDEQPLPSLEQCKTWVAAALVGEQKLVETELTIRIVDAAESQELNRDYRGKDKPTNVLSFEFENPPGLADLGEELPYLGDLIICASVVEQEAAEQKKSLEAHWAHMIVHGTLHLQGYDHIEDDEAEEMEALEIEIMQGLGYANPYETE
- a CDS encoding PhoH family protein — translated: MFRLSTPLNTIQFQLSPEDNAALQNLSGWHGEHLDQIELRLGVEINLFSFQVSVIGLPDRLIKAEQAIRDLFELAQNETLSPQKVHMTLQSYGTDEAQPINELQALIKTRRKVIKTRNPNQFAYVKAIAENDINFGIGPAGTGKTYLAVACAVQALENEEVRRIILTRPAVEAGEKLGFLPGDLSQKIDPYLRPLFDALYETLGFETVEKLIEKNIIEIAPLAFMRGRTLNESFILLDEAQNTTTEQMKMLLTRIGFGSRAVITGDITQCDLPKHQKSGLRHAIEVLEGVPGIGFSFYQAKDVVRHGLVQKIVQAYEFYDKRQAEQAQRG
- the miaB gene encoding tRNA (N6-isopentenyl adenosine(37)-C2)-methylthiotransferase MiaB, yielding MSNATPFTGGVLIKTYGCQMNEYDSDRMAKLLEKTYGLKLVETPEEASVLILNTCSVREKAQEKVFGELGRWKEWKDAAPDRLVAVGGCVASQEGETIRKRAKIVDVIFGPQTLHRLPAMMEQALKERAEYDEQREVHKRVRRKAVIDISFPEIEKFDNLPAPESNGVSAFVSVMEGCSKYCTFCVVPYTRGEEFSRPFADCMAEIEALAAQGVREVNLLGQNVNAYQGVMPDGEIADLAVLIHAVAAVEGIDRIRFTTSHPMEMTQSLIDCYAEVPELVSHLHLPIQSGSDRILALMKRNHMAIEYKAIIRKIRKIRPELSLSGDFIIGFPGETCDDFKETLALVEELKYDRSFSFIYSQRPGTPAASLPDDVDLDKKKRRLNALQALLNDQTQAISDAMIGSTQRILVERLSRQNFNEMAGRTENNRVVNFDGSPDLIGQFVDVEITGAGVNSLKGILVATPEADRFKQRQYYAL
- a CDS encoding methyl-accepting chemotaxis protein, which translates into the protein MLKTIKAKLIASFIALMVIVVGLAAYSVVNIEISAKGFKDYRSSARSSVIAGQVEAELLTLRMAVKDYMLDDSSQKNQAFEQAYQTLLSTVEQAKSIITDPEELKRVGGVVQDLTDYQATFTVVQADMQKRDDIVSGILDVNGPKIEHALTAMLNQAQQLSKTQLTYDAAQALRTLLLGRVYAMKFLNSNSDADMQRVLKEFTTLNTQLQLLTMQATDEALETLLVEAETSIGLYQKGIQEINQVIIERNQLVDEKLSRLGEKITQVTQGIRSQAKSKQDTIGPKVQALNETIIFVLIVVAILASLIALTIAILIPRMIANGLDAIQAVLSKISDTGDFSIRANVDKADEIGQMGRAVNHLLSEMQQAIKEANQVVGALANGRFDKRIQANLSGDLNILKQGVNQSAQSIEETMAALSKLLDAMSEGQFDVSVQANLEGGFKTMLQNACTTTQSLNQTIGGIVNAMQKMQQGEFSSRVNVEAKGELLKLKDGVNHSMNALDAAFKEIIAVVVAQSNGDLTQKIKNQYQGDLKTLTDSVSRTSEKLVEVVSKALTATSVVNSASDEVSRGALDLSQRVQEQAAALEETSATMDEMNSQVQSNTQNALQATHVAEEVQDKANTGAKVMMQTIDAMKAIQESSHKISDIVSLIDGIAFQTNLLALNAAVEAARAGDHGRGFAVVAGEVRSLAQKSADAAKDIKKLIDETVDRVNQGSSLATESGDMLTSINESIHSVTQMITHIAQASAEQAEGVHQVHNAISQIDQATQQNAALVEETSAAAESMSEQATLLNEDMAFFNTGTTLRTPTKKPQASAAPKGTTSAKVPALSAPKSAPKSASAQPKPMAKIAAKPAAAKASSDEWGEF